One genomic region from Miscanthus floridulus cultivar M001 unplaced genomic scaffold, ASM1932011v1 fs_132_1_2, whole genome shotgun sequence encodes:
- the LOC136530447 gene encoding cytochrome P450 93G2-like has product MEAAAAASGGGVLALLPGILLLLALSTLVISRWSNRNSSRLPPSPMALPLIGHLHLIRPPPHRAFDRILARYGPLVYLRLGPSTHCVVAGTADAARDLLKHEASIPERPLTAVTRHLAYDDAGFAFAPYGPHWRFMKRLCMSELLGPRTVDQLRPVREAELAAVLAAARNAADKGEAIDVSRHLISMSNNAIMRMVASALPGHMTEAARDCAKHVAELVGAFNVEDYVGLCRGWDLQGLTRRTREVRDKFDALLEIMITGKEENRRRKKQGQTATTDNTKDLLDILMDAAEDVNAEVKLTRENIKAFVLDIFTAGSDTTATSVEWALALLINHPDCMEKLRAELDAVVGASRLVGEQDVPRLPYLQAVFKETLRLQPPAVFAQRETIEPVHVRGYVIPPKTSVFFNIFSIGRDPGCWEEPLQFRPERFMPGGAGAGVDPKGQHMQLMPFGSGRRACPGMGLAMQAVPAFLAALVQCFHWEVPVPPGQTKAPPLDMEEQAGLVTARKNPLVLIPTPRLNPLPA; this is encoded by the coding sequence atggaagcagcagctgctgccagcggcggcggcgtcctggCACTGCTTCCCGGCATCCTGCTCCTCCTGGCGCTCTCCACCCTCGTCATCTCCAGATGGAGCAACCGCAACAGCAGCAGGCTGCCCCCGAGCCCGATGGCCCTCCCGCTGATCGGCCACCTGCACCTCATCCGCCCGCCGCCGCACAGGGCCTTCGACCGCATCCTGGCGCGCTACGGGCCCCTCGTCTACCTCCGCCTCGGGCCCTCCACGCACTGCGTCGTCGCGGGCACCGCGGACGCCGCCCGGGACCTCCTCAAGCACGAGGCCAGCATCCCGGAGCGGCCGCTCACGGCCGTCACGCGCCACCTCGCGTACGACGACGCCGGCTTCGCGTTCGCGCCCTACGGCCCGCACTGGCGCTTCATGAAGCGCCTCTGCATGTCGGAGCTGCTGGGCCCGCGGACCGTGGACCAGCTGCGGCCCGTGCGGGAGGCCGAGCTGGCGGCCGTGCTGGCGGCGGCGCGCAACGCGGCCGACAAGGGGGAGGCCATCGACGTCAGCCGCCACCTCATCAGCATGTCCAACAACGCCATCATGCGCATGGTGGCCAGCGCGCTGCCGGGCCACATGACGGAGGCGGCCAGGGACTGCGCCAAGCACGTCGCCGAGCTCGTGGgggccttcaacgtcgaggaCTACGTGGGGCTCTGCCGCGGCTGGGACCTGCAGGGGCTCACGCGGAGGACGCGCGAGGTGCGGGACAAGTTCGACGCGCTGCTGGAGATCATGATCACGGGCAAGGAGGAGAACCGTCGGAGAAAGAAGCAGGGGCAGACCGCCACCACCGACAACACCAAGGACCTGCTGGACATCCTCATGGACGCGGCGGAGGACGTGAACGCCGAGGTCAAGCTCaccagggagaacatcaaggcgtTCGTGCTGGACATCTTCACCGCCGGCTCCGACACCACGGCCACCAGCGTGGAGTGGGCGCTGGCGCTGCTCATCAACCACCCGGACTGCATGGAGAAGCTGCGCGCGGAGCTGGACGCCGTGGTGGGCGCGTCGCGCCTGGTCGGGGAGCAGGACGTCCCGCGCCTGCCCTACCTGCAGGCCGTCTTCAAGGAGACGCTGCGGCTGCAGCCCCCCGCGGTGTTCGCGCAGCGGGAGACCATCGAACCCGTGCACGTCCGGGGCTACGTCATCCCGCCCAAGACCTCCGTCTTCTTCAACATCTTCTCCATCGGCCGCGACCCGGGGTGCTGGGAGGAGCCGCTCCAGTTCCGGCCCGAGCGCTTCATgcccggcggcgccggcgccggcgtcgaCCCCAAGGGGCAGCACATGCAGCTCATGCCGTTCGGCAGCGGCCGCCGCGCCTGCCCCGGCATGGGCCTGGCCATGCAGGCCGTGCCGGCCTTCCTCGCCGCGCTGGTGCAGTGCTTCCACTGGGAGGTACCCGTCCCGCCGGGCCAAACCAAGGCGCCGCCCTTGGACATGGAGGAGCAAGCGGGGCTCGTCACCGCCCGGAAGAACCCTCTCGTGCTCATCCCCACACCGCGCCTCAATCCGCTGCCGGCATGA